Within the Papaver somniferum cultivar HN1 unplaced genomic scaffold, ASM357369v1 unplaced-scaffold_132, whole genome shotgun sequence genome, the region TAACTTTTCACGAGTAGATTTTAGAAGTATTCTCGAATACGGTGAAAAACACATTCTCTTTCCAGTACGTTTGTACCCCACCCACAACCACAAGCATGAAGCACCTTACTTAAATATACGGTGTAAAACATACTCCCTCCATTTCAGTTTACTTGacgttgtagagtttttcacCCAAATTAAGAAACAACATAAAGAGTAATTTTTTTCCAGATCTGCCCTTATTAATTGCTTCCTAAAAATTTAAATCACCTAGTTTTTAGTTTCaatatctaaagacttaaaggcctagataAAATTAGCtctcacgttgaacggtgagaaaaccctcgcttcctattgACCGAAATaagtcttttttgagttttgtgaaacgagcgttttagtgaggacacttggcaaactatgaattcgataattggttcTTTCTATTTGTgctccggtttgaatttcgactagtgtCATGGAGCAATTTTGACTAGTCCTACAAGTTATGAACTTCAAAATTGGTATAACGGCGTACAAActatgaattcgataattggtgctttctctttgtgctttctttttgaatttcgactagtcacataggtaATGGAGCAATTTTGACTAGTCCTACAAGTTATGAACTTCAAAATTGGCATAACGGCGTACAAActatgaattcgataattggtgctttctctttgtgctttctTTTTGAATTTAGACTAGTCACATAGGTAATGTAGCAATTTTGACTAGTCCTACAAGTTATGAACTTCAAAATTGGTATAACGGCGTACAAAatatgaattcgataattggtgctttctctttgtgctttctttttgaatttcgactagtcacataggtaATGGAGCAATTTTGACTAGTCCTACAAGTTATGAACTTCAAAATTGGCATAACGGCGTACAAActatgaattcgataattggtgctttctctttgtgctttctTTTTGAATTTCGACCAGTCACATAGGTAATGGAGCAATTTTGACTAGTCCTACAAGTTATGAACTTCAAAAGTGGTATAACGGCGTACAAACTATGAATTCGATAATTGAtgctttctctttgtgatttctttttgaatttcgactagtcacataggtcatggagcaattttgactagtcatacaAGGTAAGAACTTCAAAAGTAGTATAACGACGTACAAACTATGAACTCGATAAttggtgctttctctttgtgctttatttttgaatttcgactagtcacataggtcatggAGCAATTTTGACTAGTCCTACAAGTTATGAACTTCAAAAGTGGTATAACGGCGTACAAACTATGAATTCGATAATTAGGGGAATGGTGAACCCCACCTGAACCTGAATGCGGATCTCGATATGGATGTGAGGTTTAGATTATAGGGAGGTGAATAGGGAGGTGGAGAATAAGGAGACAAATAGCATTTCCGATTAGTTATCGAAAATTACCATTTCTCTATCATGTTTTTGAATAATAACAAGCATTTtccatttttttagggttttgaataatcTCTATAGACTATTACACCAAAGGCACGAGCATAAAAAACACCTAAGATTATTCTGGATCAAAGATACGAATATCAGGAATATAGTTTTAGAGCTTCCAGATAATGGATTTCCCCAAAGTGATGAACCCTTTAAAGCCGATCATCCTCCGGAAATAGACTTTTAAACTTGAACAACTCCAGGTCGATGTTTATTTTCTTTCGGCAGAGGGGGAACCGGTGGGGGAGGATTGTTTGGCGACACCTTCTGGATGATATCGTCAAATGCCTTGACATAAATTTCATTCACAGCGTAGGAGATTCGTCTCAGTGCGCTTGACCTGTTTTTGTATAGAGATGTGTAGTTGATATCGTTCGGAGACATCAGACTTTTGGTTAATGGAATCTGAATGATATTTCCTGTTAGAGAAAATAATGGAGGTAATGGAGATTCGATGCAGTTGAGGCAGCCAACAGCTTCTTGAAATATTAGTGATAGTGCAACAACGTCTATATTAAGCAAACCCAAAACAACGTTGGGGAATCCGACCTCTTCTAACCATATCCAGAAAGCAGTAGCTTTCATGCTGAGAAGTATGTCACGGCGTAAGTCGACGACTAGTCGTTCGTATAAACAGCATAGTGGAGATTGTACTGGGATCAAATTCATGGTTTTAATTGTATAATATAAGTCTAGACAAACCAATTTTTTTCTAAAGCTTTGAAAGTGAAACCTAACAAGGTATATATAATGTTTGCTACATACTTTGAAATTTTACATATACCAATCTTAGCCCTATACCACAACCCATGCTAATATATTGTATTTATTATCATCATATGTGGTATGTATAGTTCGTTCGTTTgcttcaaaaatacatgaaaaatggtTTGTTAGATTTATAAAACAACTTTGCTACATCCACCGAAGCCCAGCAACCGAAGTGGGCACCGAGAGGGGATCGGATGGCAACAATGCTTAATACACCGAGATGATAATCCCGCCATTTTCACGGTGAGACACAAAAAATGGTGGgccccacaaaaattaaaaaccctGCCCCCATTTTTCTCCTGGTGGGCCCCTGGGGCTGTGAGACGTGGTGATTTTCACGGTTCCCACCCCCTAATGTGGGCCCCACCACCCCTCTCAAATGGTGCACCTCAGTGCTTATTATTCGGTCGATGTATCATTTTTGTTTATAAAATCATATTAATATAGCACGTGGAGAAAGAGGGGTATTTCtaaatttacactcttaattcAGTATTGGTAGTTCAAGAaatattcattttttttgtaGAGATGATAATCAGGTTGCGTTGCAGATGCTGTAGCTAAGTCTGTCAGACAAACAACATGCAACATGAATCAACTCAATAATTTTCTAGCTGAtcaataaattttttagttttttaaaaaaaaggtaCAAAATATATACTATATATACATGGGTCCCTATGCTCATACATATATCTATCTGTGGTATAGTCTGAAAGATAAATCATCTTAAAGTTTCTAATTGCTACCTATAAGGATATTAGTTGtagaaaaataacaaaaacagtAAAAATACTCATATCTACTCGTATTAGTATTATTACCAAAAATGGGGTGcacaaaataaaataacatgCAAAATACCATTTTCACAGGTAGGATCCACAGTAAAACTGCGGTATTGTAGACAGCTATTCCCTACACTACACCCCCACCCCCGCCAAATATTTTCCCAAAATCTCTCTCATAACGTGTCATCACCTTAGTAGTCCAATTAAATGTTAATATAAACCCCCCATGTTTGTTCCAGAAGAAGGGAGTTGATGGCCTTATGCGTCATTCCGCACTATAGGGGTGAAATTTGAGAGTGTCTAGCTAACTAAGTATTAGACGAGGCGACACGTGACAAGACCCCAAAACATATCCCCATGACGTGTTGCATACTCGCAAGGGCCCCTACCTATTTTTTACTGTGTGGGTGAAGTTTGAGGGTGTCTATCTAGCTAAGTATTAGACAAGACCCCAAAACATATCCCCATGACGTGTAGCAGACTCGCAAGGGCCCCTACCTATTGTTTATTGTGTTTTGTGTACTTAGAGGGTGGTTGTGATCAGAGATGGTCGGGGATAGATTTGATGGAATGAGGTGAAATGAAGGTTTTGCAGAGGTTGGACCATTGGAGAGAAGCTGAAAGCTTTTCGATATGAAGGTGGTGTTTGGTTTCTGTTTGATTAGGGAATGAGACATGGTATTGGACGGATGCTTCAGGGTATTGGACGGATGCTTCAGCTGTTGATGTGACGTATGGAGATGTCGTTGGATGTTGTGGAGCTTCTGGGTGTTGAACGGTTGTAGATCTTGGGTCCTCTTGGAAAGTCTTCTTCTAGGCCCAaatcttcttcaagcccacttctagttttagGTCGTGCAAGCGAAATTCTTCACTTGTGGATGAGTTACAAACGACATTATTCACTTGTAGAGGAGTTGCAAACGACATTTTTCACTTCCATCGAGCAAGAGCTTTGTTGTCCCTCTTCCATTGATTTATCTACTGCAAGAACAAATCTGGACCTCTTTCTACCTCAACTAAGTCATCGGGATCATTCCCATTGAATGTTCTTGGGTTTCTATGACCATCTCCAATGAGGGATTTATACCCTTAAATTGAGGAAATACCATTTCCTATGGGGTTGGGAATTCCTCTAAACCCTGATTCCCTACCTCAAATATACAACTCGTTCGGTTGGGAGAATTAGAATCCTAGGAATTACTTAAATTATAAGGTAATCCAATTCctggaattggattccaaggaaTTTGATTCCAATCCAAAAAATTCATGTTCGGTTGAGGTAATTCAATTACCTTTGTTTTTACCCCGGAAACCAAATCCATTACATCATTGTACCAATGCAATGGAAAAttggagggaattggattcctaggaattAAAATTCCCAATTACATAGAGTTCATATGAACCGTTCggattaccccataattgaatggtgaggaaaccctcgcttcctattggccgaaatatgggttttttgagttttgtgaaacgagcgctTTGGTGAAGAAACTTGGAACGTATGATTGTTTTaaggaaaaagattaaaaaaaggaaaccaaattcaatttagaAATTCATGAAGTGACAAAATTTATGTGAGAAACTTGGCAATGTATGATTGGTTCaaaaa harbors:
- the LOC113333200 gene encoding uncharacterized protein LOC113333200 yields the protein MNLIPVQSPLCCLYERLVVDLRRDILLSMKATAFWIWLEEVGFPNVVLGLLNIDVVALSLIFQEAVGCLNCIESPLPPLFSLTGNIIQIPLTKSLMSPNDINYTSLYKNRSSALRRISYAVNEIYVKAFDDIIQKVSPNNPPPPVPPLPKENKHRPGVVQV